A region of the Mesoterricola sediminis genome:
GGTCATCTCCGGGGCGCTCCAGGACGCCTCGAACGTGGTGGACGCCTACGTGTTCGGGGCGGACGAGACCAGCGCGGGGACCTCCCACAGCGTAGGACCCATCACTCTGACCGGCGCAGATTACGTCGTGGCGTGGTGGAGCCAGTATGCGACCCTCACCAACACCTACAGCGCAGGCACCCCCGGGATCCTCCAACAGATCTCGTCCAACCCGTTCGCCGCCCTGGCCGGGGGCACGGCCTCAGCGGGGAGCTACACCGGCAGCGCCACGACGAGCGCCAGCATCAGCACGGGCAAGGCCTTGTTCGCGTTCAAGCCCGCGCTCTCCACTGGCCCCGCATTCGACGGCGGTGCGTTCGACAATTCGGCCTTCTACACCCCAGCCGCCTCGGGTTTGACCCCCACCACGGGTGCCCTCACCCTCAACGGACAGACCCCCAGCCTGACCCAGGCCCTCCTCCCCATCGCCGCCTCGCTCCTCTTGACGGGGATGGTCCCGAGCCTGACCAAGGGGCTCACCCCCCAGGGCGGGTCTCTTGCGATCGCAGGGCAGCAGCCGACCATCTCCCAGGGCGTGACGCCAGGGACGGGCGCCATCACGATCACGGGCAACGCCCCCAGCCTCACCCGGGGCATCACTCCTGGAACGGGCAGCGTCTCCCTCACGGGGCAGGCGCCCTCCCTCACCCAGAGCATGACCCCCACCCCGGGGGCGCTTTCCCTGTCCGGCCAGACCCCCTCCCTGACCAGCGGGGTCACGCCCACCCCTGCCGCCCTGGTCCTGACGGGCCAGCAGCCAACCCTCAGCGCGGCCACCGGCCTGACCCCGCAGACGGGCTCCCTGACCCTGACCGGCAACGCGCCCTCCATCACCATCGGGATCACCCCCCAGACGGGCTCCCTGGGGCTCTCAGGGCAGGCCCCGGCTCTGACCCGGGGTGTCACCCCCACCCCAGGGGCTCTCGCGCTCTCTGGGCAGGCCCCAGCCCTCACGCGGGGCCTTCTGCCGTCCTCTGGGGCGCTCGCCATCTCCGGCCAGGCACCGACCCTCACCCGTGGGTTGACCCCTGCGCCTGGCGCCCTGGTTCTCGCCGGTCAGGCTCCCAGGTTGACCAGGGGTATCACCCCAGGCTCGGCGGCGCTCGCCCTGGGCGGGCAGACTCCGACCCTCACCCAGTCGGTCACGTTCACCTCCGCGTCCCTGGTCATCTCCGGCGGGTTCCCGTCCATCACGATCTCCTCGCCCTACGAGGTCCCCGACTCCATGGTCACGGCGTACATGACCTCCATGGTGGAGGCGCCGGTCCTGGACACCCTGGCCGAGGTCCCCCAGTTCGTCCACCTCGTCACCGCGCATCTCGACTACCTCGTGGAGGCCGTATGAGCCAGTTTTTCAGCCCCAAGACTCCCATGGCCGTGATCAAGCTGGGCGTTGACTGGACCAAAGCGCTCGCGGAGCTCGGGGACACGATCCAGTCCGCGACCTGGGCGATCACCAACACGACGGACCCGAGCGAGGTCACAACCGCCATGCTCCAGGGCGCGGTGGACCTCTCCAAGACGGGCCAGGTCTGGCAGAAGGTCTCCGGCGGAACCGCGGGATGCGTCTATGAGCACACCTGCACGGTCACGACCACGGGCGGGCAAACGATACCCTACAGCGTCCGGCAGAGCGTCAAGGCGGATTCATGAAAGTCCCGGACAAGATCCGTTCCAACCTCATCTCCCATCAGGTGGACCTGCTCCGCTATGAGGCGGGGCTGCGCAAGGACATCCGCGACATGCTGGTCCAGCTCGGGAGGGACCTGAATACCGCCCTTGTCGGAGCCGGCCTGGACACCCCCCGCACGGACTGGCAACGCGCCAGGATGCGGGCGCTCGCGGACGAGGCGGAGGCCAAGATCAAGGAGACCTACGGGACCATCTCCGAGGCGCACCTGGGCGAAATGGAGGGTCTGGTCGAGGTCAGCAGCGCTGGGGTGGTGACGGCCATCAATGAGGCGCTGGGCGCGGACCTGCTCATCAAGCCCAAGTGGACGAGCGAGCAACTGGCCAAACTCGTCGGGAATACCCTGATCGAGGGGGCGCCGTCCGCCGACTGGTGGGACCGGCAGGCCCAGATCCTCACCAATGCGTTCTCGGACACGCTCCGGCAGGGGCTCCTCCGTGGCGAGACGATCGACCAGCTCCGCGACCGCGTGATCGGCATGGACCTCCCCGGGGTGGACGCCGTGGGCAAGGTGGACCTCCGGCAAGTCCCCGCCCAGGGCAGGGGCGTGATCTGGGAGGCCCGGCGCAACGCGGAGGCCCTGGTCCGCACCTCGGCCATTTCCATTGCGGGCGAGGCACACCTGGCTGCCTACGAGGCCAACGCGGACATCATGGCCGGGTATCAGTGGTGCTCCACCCTCGACGCCAGGACCACGCCGATTTGCCGGGCGCTCGATGGATTGCGCTGGGACATGGACTGGAATCCCATCGGCCACGATTTCCCCTACCCTGGCCCTACGGCGCATTGGGGCTGCCGGTCGTTTACCCTCCCCGTGACGAAATCCTGGGAGGAACTGGCCCGCGAGGCCCACGGCAATTCCCGGATGGCCAAGGAGCTGGACAAGATGGGCCCGGGGCAACGCGCCTCCATGGGCGGCCCAGTCTCCGGAGACCTCACGTTCCAGGGCTGGTTCGACGGGCTCCCGGAGGCCAAACAAAAGGAGATCCTGGGGCCCAAGCGGTACGATTCCTGGGTATCTGGGAATCTCAAATTTCAGGACATGGTGGACCAGTCCGGGAACCCCCTGACCCTCGAACAGCTCCGGGCGAAGTCCGCGTAAACCCGCGCCACGACACGATTGCGCATGCGATGGCCCAACATGCGACAGTCCGGGAGCCAACCTCTGCATATGCCCACGGTGTGGGCGTTGTGGAGATTCCATGGCCTTCAAGATGAAATACGCCACCAAGGCGGAAGTTCCTGCGGAGCTTCAGCCCCACTTTGTCGAGAAGGACGGCGCGTGGGTGGCTGACACCGAAGTTGGAGAGCACCCCTCCTTCATCGCCGTGCGCGAGAAGAAGGACGAACTCCTGGGCGAGGTGAAGAAGGTCAAGGCCGAGCGGGAGGAAGCCCGTTCCGCTGTCGATCAGGTCAAGACCGCCCTCGGGATCACCGACCTGGCCGAGCTGCCCAACGCCCTCAAGGGCAAGGCCTCCGCCGGCAAGGAGGAAGTGGAGAAGATCGTCACGGAGCGCGTCGCCGCCTTCAAGGCCGAGTCTGAGAAGCAGGTCAAGGCGCTCACCGATCAGAACAACGCTGCCCAGGCGCAGCTCCAGGTCCTCCTGATCGACAACGCGATCACCGCCGAGGCCACCAAGGCCGGCATCGCCCCCACCGCCATGCAGGACGTGCTCCTGCGGGGCCAGCGGCTCTTCAAGGTCGTGGAGGGCAAGCCCGTCCCCATGGACGGGGAGAAGGTGATCTACGGCAAGGACGGCGTCAATCCGATGCCGGTTTCCGAATGGATGGGTCGCCTCACGACCGAGGCCCCCCACCTGTTCAACCCCTCCCAGGGCGGCGGTGCCAAGCCCGGGGAAGGCGGACGCCAGCCTGTGGCCGGGAATGTCCGCAGCCGCGCCGATCTCAAGAACGACGCGGAGAAAGCGAAGTTCATCACCGACCACGGCGTGGACGCCTACAAGGCGCTTCCGGCCACCGCATAAGGAGCCATCACCATGGCCATCGGCAAAGCCTCCGACTTCGTCATCTACCAGGACCAGTTCCAGGCGGGCGTCTGGGAAGCTATCACCCAGAACGTCAACGTCTTCAACGGTGCCTCCGCCGGCGCGATCAAGTTGGTCGCGAAGGACCTGAAGGGCGACTTCAACAAGGACACCTTCTTCAAGACCATCGCGGGCCTCGTCTCCCGCCGGGACACGACCTCCACCGCTACGGTGGCCGATACCGCCCTCGCGCAGGGCGAGAACATCGGCGTGAAGCTCAACCGCAAGATCGGCCCCATCGCCCTCACCCTGGACTCCCTCCGCAAGATCGGGTCCAGCAGCGAGGAGATCAGCTTCGGCATCGGCCGCATGGTCGGCGAGCGCAAGGCCGTGGACATGCTCAACGGGGCCCTCATCGGCGCCACCGCCGCCCTGGGCGCCCAGTCCAGCGTCCTCTACGATGCCACCGCGGACACGACCAAGACCCTGAACCACACCGCCATGGTCAGCGGCATGGCCAAGTTCGGCGACCAGAGCGCCCGCATCAAGGCCTGGGTCATGCACTCCAAGCCCTACTTCGACCTCGTCAAGCAGGCGATCGGCGACAAGATCGTGGAAGTGGCCGGCGTCACGATCTACAGCGGCAACGTGGCCACGTTCAACCGCCCGACCATCGTCACCGACGCGGCCCCCCTCCTGGTCAGCGGCTCCCCCAACACCTACCCCATCCTGGGCCTGGTCGAGGGCGGCATCGTCGTGACCGAGAGCGAGCAGCAGGAGATCGCCACCCAGCTCGTCACCGGCCTCGAGAACCTGGTCCACCGGATCCAGGGCGAGTTCGCCTACAACCTCAACATCATGGGGTTCCAGTGGGACGTGACCAACGGCGGCGCGAACCCCAACGACACCGCCCTCGGCACCGGCACCAACTGGGATCCCGTCGTGACGTCCTACAAGGACTACGCGGGCATCTACCTGAAGGTGCAGTAAGATGCGGCCCCTGATCTTCGGGTCCCCCGAGGACGCGAGGTTCCAGGCCGTCAAGGCGGAGCTGGAGGCCCAGGGCCTCCGGCCCGTCTTCCGGAATCCCGCCTTCTTCAAGGTCAACGAGGTCGAGAAGGCGGACCTCGTCGTTGTCGGCGCGGAGGCAATCTTCGCCGCCGACATCAAGGCTGCCTTCGAAGCCCTCCAGGCCGAGGTTCGCGTCCTGGAGGCTCCGCCCGAGCCCGAGGGCCTGACCATCCAGGTCACCGTCGAGACCCCCGAGGTCAAGGCCGCCCTGGAGGAGGCCTCCGCCCTCATCAAGTCCCTGGAGGAGGCCCTGGCCGCCAAGGACGCCCGGATCGCGGAGCTTGAGGCCGCCCTGGCCGGGAAGCCCGTGGACCTCGACTCCATGAAGGCCAGCGAGCTGATCGACTACGCCGCCAAGAACGACCTGGACATCGGCGGGCTCGTCCCCCAGGCGGGGCAGGTCCGCATCCTCGCCGCCGTCAAGGAAGCCATCGCCAAGAAGGAGGCGTAAGCCATGGCCGTCAACGTCGAGATTTCTTCCACCGCCCTGACCGCCGTGACCACGGCCCGCGGAAACTACACCCTCACCGCCGGGGATCACCGGAAGCAGTACGGCACCCTCAGCGTCAACGAGTTCGTGGGCACCTGCGTCCTGCTCATGCTCGAACGTCTCGCCCAGGACCACACCTACGAGACCGAGTTCCGGAAGAGAGCCGCCGCCTACAAGGCCTCCTCCCAGTTGGTGGCCTGATCATGACCCTGATCACGACCCCCGGCGATCCCACCGCCAACAGCCTCGCCTCCCTCGCGGAGGCCGAGGCCTACATGGGGTCCGTGATTTTCAAGGATGACTGGACCGCAGCCACGGAGGCCACCAAGGAAGCCGCGCTGCGTCAGGCGTCCAGGCTCATGGGCCAGTGGGCCTGGAAGGGCATCAGAGTCACCAAGGCGCAGGCGATGTGCTGGCCCCGGGTGGATGGCGTCCCTCGCTACAACCTGGACAACCCCCCGTCCATCCTGCTCTGCGACGAGGACGGCTACTACGTCGCCGCCGACGAGATCCCCACCTGCGTGAAGGAGGCCTGCATCGAATACGCCTTCCGGCTCCTCTCCGAGGACCGGGAGGCTGACGCGGGCGCCCTCGTCCCCGATGACCTCAAGAGCGGCACCACGACGATCACGAACCTCCGCCGCCGGCCCATCCCGCCCTCCGCGCTGGACAAGGTCAGGTTCTGGCTCACCACGGACGGGATCTCCGTCAAGCTGGTGCGCGGATGAAC
Encoded here:
- a CDS encoding minor capsid protein, coding for MKVPDKIRSNLISHQVDLLRYEAGLRKDIRDMLVQLGRDLNTALVGAGLDTPRTDWQRARMRALADEAEAKIKETYGTISEAHLGEMEGLVEVSSAGVVTAINEALGADLLIKPKWTSEQLAKLVGNTLIEGAPSADWWDRQAQILTNAFSDTLRQGLLRGETIDQLRDRVIGMDLPGVDAVGKVDLRQVPAQGRGVIWEARRNAEALVRTSAISIAGEAHLAAYEANADIMAGYQWCSTLDARTTPICRALDGLRWDMDWNPIGHDFPYPGPTAHWGCRSFTLPVTKSWEELAREAHGNSRMAKELDKMGPGQRASMGGPVSGDLTFQGWFDGLPEAKQKEILGPKRYDSWVSGNLKFQDMVDQSGNPLTLEQLRAKSA
- a CDS encoding DnaT-like ssDNA-binding protein — translated: MTLITTPGDPTANSLASLAEAEAYMGSVIFKDDWTAATEATKEAALRQASRLMGQWAWKGIRVTKAQAMCWPRVDGVPRYNLDNPPSILLCDEDGYYVAADEIPTCVKEACIEYAFRLLSEDREADAGALVPDDLKSGTTTITNLRRRPIPPSALDKVRFWLTTDGISVKLVRG
- a CDS encoding phage fiber-tail adaptor protein, with the protein product MSQFFSPKTPMAVIKLGVDWTKALAELGDTIQSATWAITNTTDPSEVTTAMLQGAVDLSKTGQVWQKVSGGTAGCVYEHTCTVTTTGGQTIPYSVRQSVKADS
- a CDS encoding major capsid protein → MAIGKASDFVIYQDQFQAGVWEAITQNVNVFNGASAGAIKLVAKDLKGDFNKDTFFKTIAGLVSRRDTTSTATVADTALAQGENIGVKLNRKIGPIALTLDSLRKIGSSSEEISFGIGRMVGERKAVDMLNGALIGATAALGAQSSVLYDATADTTKTLNHTAMVSGMAKFGDQSARIKAWVMHSKPYFDLVKQAIGDKIVEVAGVTIYSGNVATFNRPTIVTDAAPLLVSGSPNTYPILGLVEGGIVVTESEQQEIATQLVTGLENLVHRIQGEFAYNLNIMGFQWDVTNGGANPNDTALGTGTNWDPVVTSYKDYAGIYLKVQ